The Globicephala melas chromosome 20, mGloMel1.2, whole genome shotgun sequence genome contains a region encoding:
- the BIRC5 gene encoding baculoviral IAP repeat-containing protein 5 isoform X3: MSTPSLPPAWQLYLKDHRVSTFKNWPFLEGCACTPERMAAAGFIHCPTENEPDLAQCFFCFKELEGWEPDDDPIEEHKKHSSGCAFLSVKKQFEELTLSEFLKLDKERAKNKIAKETNNKQKEFEETAKKVRCAIEQLAASE, encoded by the exons ATGAGTACCCCGTCGTTGCCCCCGGCCTGGCAGCTCTACCTCAAGGACCATCGTGTCTCCACATTTAAGAACTGGCCCTTCTTGGAGGGCTGCGCCTGCACCCCGGAGCGA ATGGCCGCGGCCGGCTTCATCCACTGTCCAACTGAGAACGAGCCCGACTTGGCTCAGTGTTTCTTCTGCTTCAAGGAGTTGGAAGGCTGGGAGCCAGATGACGACCCTAT AGAAGAACATAAAAAGCATTCATCTGGTTGTGCTTTCCTTTCTGTCAAGAAGCAGTTTGAAGAATTAACCCTCAGCGAATTtttaaaactggataaagaaagaGCCAAGAACAAAATT gcaaaggaaaccaacaataaacagaaagaatttgaagaaactGCAAAGAAAGTCCGCTGTGCCATTGAGCAGCTAGCTGCCTCGGAGTGA
- the BIRC5 gene encoding baculoviral IAP repeat-containing protein 5 isoform X2 yields MSTPSLPPAWQLYLKDHRVSTFKNWPFLEGCACTPERMAAAGFIHCPTENEPDLAQCFFCFKELEGWEPDDDPIEEHKKHSSGCAFLSVKKQFEELTLSEFLKLDKERAKNKISSWMAPLGYIAPGGGMACGPRLYRGVEISWELNF; encoded by the exons ATGAGTACCCCGTCGTTGCCCCCGGCCTGGCAGCTCTACCTCAAGGACCATCGTGTCTCCACATTTAAGAACTGGCCCTTCTTGGAGGGCTGCGCCTGCACCCCGGAGCGA ATGGCCGCGGCCGGCTTCATCCACTGTCCAACTGAGAACGAGCCCGACTTGGCTCAGTGTTTCTTCTGCTTCAAGGAGTTGGAAGGCTGGGAGCCAGATGACGACCCTAT AGAAGAACATAAAAAGCATTCATCTGGTTGTGCTTTCCTTTCTGTCAAGAAGCAGTTTGAAGAATTAACCCTCAGCGAATTtttaaaactggataaagaaagaGCCAAGAACAAAATT AGCTCCTGGATGGCCCCTCTAGGGTACATCGCTCCTGGAGGTGGGATGGCGTGCGGACCTCGACTGTACCGTGGGGTGGAAATAAGTTGGGAGCTGAACTTTTAA
- the BIRC5 gene encoding baculoviral IAP repeat-containing protein 5 isoform X1, whose product MSTPSLPPAWQLYLKDHRVSTFKNWPFLEGCACTPERMAAAGFIHCPTENEPDLAQCFFCFKELEGWEPDDDPIEEHKKHSSGCAFLSVKKQFEELTLSEFLKLDKERAKNKIVCITGNKKQAQILFGIFSAKLPSPPQALHRRLSSVSTF is encoded by the exons ATGAGTACCCCGTCGTTGCCCCCGGCCTGGCAGCTCTACCTCAAGGACCATCGTGTCTCCACATTTAAGAACTGGCCCTTCTTGGAGGGCTGCGCCTGCACCCCGGAGCGA ATGGCCGCGGCCGGCTTCATCCACTGTCCAACTGAGAACGAGCCCGACTTGGCTCAGTGTTTCTTCTGCTTCAAGGAGTTGGAAGGCTGGGAGCCAGATGACGACCCTAT AGAAGAACATAAAAAGCATTCATCTGGTTGTGCTTTCCTTTCTGTCAAGAAGCAGTTTGAAGAATTAACCCTCAGCGAATTtttaaaactggataaagaaagaGCCAAGAACAAAATTGTATGTATTACTGGGAATAAGAAGCAAGCACAAATCCTGTTCGGCATCTTTAGTGCTAAACTCCCTAGCCCGCCACAAGCACTGCATAGACGCCTTTCCTCAGTAAGCACTTTCTGA